A window of Solea senegalensis isolate Sse05_10M linkage group LG20, IFAPA_SoseM_1, whole genome shotgun sequence contains these coding sequences:
- the cbx3a gene encoding chromobox protein homolog 3a isoform X1, protein MQRKNQNMGKKQNMKTKKDGVETQEEPEEFVVEKVLDQRIVNGKVEFFLKWKGFTESDNTWEPEENLDCPELISAFLEAQKNIKEKPAAVKRKASTDEPETEAKKKEPEKPRGFARNLEPERIIGATDSSGELMFLMKWKDSDEADLVPSREANTRCPQVVISFYEERLTWHSCPEDEAQ, encoded by the exons ATGCAAAGAAAGA atcAAAACATGGGTAAAAAACAGAATATGAAGACCAAGAAGGATGGAGTGGAAACTCAGGAGGAACCTGAAGAATTTGTTGTTGAAAAAGTCTTGGACCAGCGTATTGTCAATGGGAAAGTTGAATTCTTCCTGAAGTGGAAAGGATTTACTGA GTCTGACAACACATGGGAGCCAGAGGAGAACCTGGACTGTCCCGAGTTGATCTCAGCATTTCTGGAAGCACAGAAGAACATTAAAGAGAAGCCTGCTGCTGTGAAGAGGAAGGCATCAACAGATGAGCCAGAGACAGAggcaaagaagaaagaa CCTGAAAAACCACGTGGCTTTGCAAGAAACCTTGAGCCAGAGCGGATCATTGGTGCAACAGACAGTAGTGGGGAGTTGATGTTCTTGATGAAGTG gAAAGACTCTGATGAAGCAGATTTGGTCCCGTCCCGTGAGGCGAACACCCGCTGTCCTCAGGTGGTCATTTCCTTCTATGAGGAGAGACTGACATGGCATTCCTGTCCAGAGGATGAAGCGCAGTAG
- the cbx3a gene encoding chromobox protein homolog 3a isoform X2 has translation MGKKQNMKTKKDGVETQEEPEEFVVEKVLDQRIVNGKVEFFLKWKGFTESDNTWEPEENLDCPELISAFLEAQKNIKEKPAAVKRKASTDEPETEAKKKEPEKPRGFARNLEPERIIGATDSSGELMFLMKWKDSDEADLVPSREANTRCPQVVISFYEERLTWHSCPEDEAQ, from the exons ATGGGTAAAAAACAGAATATGAAGACCAAGAAGGATGGAGTGGAAACTCAGGAGGAACCTGAAGAATTTGTTGTTGAAAAAGTCTTGGACCAGCGTATTGTCAATGGGAAAGTTGAATTCTTCCTGAAGTGGAAAGGATTTACTGA GTCTGACAACACATGGGAGCCAGAGGAGAACCTGGACTGTCCCGAGTTGATCTCAGCATTTCTGGAAGCACAGAAGAACATTAAAGAGAAGCCTGCTGCTGTGAAGAGGAAGGCATCAACAGATGAGCCAGAGACAGAggcaaagaagaaagaa CCTGAAAAACCACGTGGCTTTGCAAGAAACCTTGAGCCAGAGCGGATCATTGGTGCAACAGACAGTAGTGGGGAGTTGATGTTCTTGATGAAGTG gAAAGACTCTGATGAAGCAGATTTGGTCCCGTCCCGTGAGGCGAACACCCGCTGTCCTCAGGTGGTCATTTCCTTCTATGAGGAGAGACTGACATGGCATTCCTGTCCAGAGGATGAAGCGCAGTAG